A part of Agromyces protaetiae genomic DNA contains:
- a CDS encoding class I SAM-dependent methyltransferase, which yields MDFDALRRRPDIEADGLRAFDAADRLILDEAVGQLVALTEGSPVAVIGDTHGALALAVASDHGLAVRAHQDALLGERAIVANAERLGLAERVEVGPLDPALVAGARLVLLRLPRSLDALDEQARLIAEHAAPDAVVVAGGRLKHMTVAMNDVLLRWFERVDVSHARQKSRVLIATGPRREAANGGDAWPRRSRDEGLGIEIVAHGGVFAGTSVDIGTRFLLANLEAALETSGALETSGPPASAVDLACGTGIVAVELARRLPGARIVATDQSAAAAASARETAAANGVGDRVEVLRADGLEFAPEASVDLVVLNPPFHAGPAVTTALAERLFADAGRALAPGGRLVAVWNSHLRYRPALERLVGPTRQLARDPKFTVTVSTRR from the coding sequence ATGGACTTCGACGCGCTCCGCCGCCGGCCCGACATCGAGGCCGACGGGCTGCGCGCGTTCGATGCGGCGGATCGGCTGATCCTCGACGAGGCGGTCGGGCAACTCGTAGCGCTGACCGAGGGGTCGCCCGTCGCCGTGATCGGCGACACCCACGGCGCCCTCGCGCTCGCCGTGGCATCCGATCACGGGCTCGCGGTGCGCGCCCACCAGGATGCGCTCCTCGGTGAGCGCGCGATCGTCGCGAACGCCGAGCGGCTCGGCCTCGCCGAACGCGTGGAGGTCGGCCCGCTCGACCCTGCGCTGGTCGCCGGAGCGCGGCTCGTGCTGCTGCGGCTTCCTCGGTCGCTCGACGCGCTCGACGAGCAGGCCCGACTCATCGCCGAGCATGCCGCGCCCGACGCGGTCGTCGTCGCGGGCGGGCGGCTCAAGCACATGACGGTCGCCATGAACGACGTGCTGCTGAGGTGGTTCGAGCGGGTGGATGTCTCGCATGCGCGCCAGAAGTCGCGGGTGCTCATCGCGACGGGCCCGCGCCGCGAAGCGGCGAACGGGGGCGACGCGTGGCCGCGGCGGAGCCGCGACGAGGGGCTCGGCATCGAGATCGTCGCCCACGGCGGGGTGTTCGCGGGGACATCCGTCGACATCGGCACGAGGTTCCTGCTCGCGAACCTCGAGGCCGCGCTCGAGACATCCGGAGCGCTCGAGACATCCGGACCTCCCGCGTCCGCCGTCGACCTCGCGTGCGGCACCGGCATCGTCGCCGTCGAACTCGCCCGCCGCCTGCCGGGCGCGCGCATCGTCGCGACCGACCAATCCGCAGCCGCCGCCGCCTCGGCGCGCGAGACGGCCGCAGCCAACGGCGTCGGCGACCGCGTCGAGGTGCTCCGCGCCGACGGACTCGAGTTCGCGCCCGAGGCATCCGTCGACCTCGTCGTGCTCAACCCGCCCTTCCACGCGGGACCCGCGGTCACGACCGCGCTCGCCGAACGCCTCTTCGCCGACGCCGGTCGCGCGCTCGCGCCGGGCGGCAGGCTCGTCGCCGTGTGGAACTCGCACCTGCGCTACCGGCCCGCGCTCGAACGACTCGTCGGTCCGACGCGGCAGCTCGCCCGCGACCCCAAGTTCACGGTCACGGTGTCGACCCGCAGGTAG
- the clpS gene encoding ATP-dependent Clp protease adapter ClpS: MTDVLERTELDEQTARLLEGSWRAIVWDDPVNLMTYVTYVFQSYFGFPRDEAERLMLLVHHEGRAVVAEGNREAMERHVQAMHGYGLQATVSKVGL; this comes from the coding sequence GTGACCGACGTCCTCGAACGCACCGAACTCGACGAGCAGACCGCGCGCCTGCTCGAAGGTTCGTGGCGCGCCATCGTCTGGGACGACCCCGTCAACCTCATGACCTACGTCACGTACGTGTTCCAGAGCTACTTCGGGTTCCCGCGCGACGAGGCCGAACGGCTCATGCTGCTCGTGCACCACGAGGGCCGCGCCGTCGTCGCGGAAGGCAACCGGGAGGCGATGGAGCGGCACGTGCAGGCCATGCACGGGTACGGCCTGCAGGCGACCGTGTCGAAGGTCGGCCTGTGA
- a CDS encoding DUF2017 family protein, which produces MIVAGRGSGDGIKLVLEAEEAMLLSELADQVDSVLLLGTDDDPALGRLLPNAYPDDAEAAHDYTRYTRESLVDGKRQAAQQVRDATNVEGGDRLVEIELDQVQAWGWLTFLTDLRLILAERVGIGEEGTPEEDEQRDDYLRAAYEWAGFVQGSMLEVLDPTES; this is translated from the coding sequence GTGATCGTCGCCGGGCGCGGGAGCGGCGACGGCATCAAGCTCGTGCTCGAAGCCGAAGAGGCGATGCTGCTCTCGGAGCTCGCCGACCAGGTCGACTCGGTGCTGCTCCTCGGCACCGACGACGACCCCGCGCTCGGGCGGTTGCTGCCCAACGCCTACCCCGATGACGCGGAGGCCGCGCACGACTACACGCGGTACACGCGCGAGAGCCTCGTCGACGGCAAGCGCCAGGCGGCGCAGCAGGTGCGCGACGCGACGAACGTCGAGGGCGGCGACCGCCTCGTCGAGATCGAGCTCGACCAGGTGCAGGCGTGGGGGTGGCTGACGTTCCTCACCGACCTGCGCCTCATCCTCGCCGAGCGAGTCGGCATCGGCGAAGAGGGCACTCCCGAGGAAGACGAGCAGCGAGACGACTACTTGCGCGCGGCCTACGAGTGGGCCGGGTTCGTCCAGGGGTCGATGCTCGAAGTCCTCGACCCGACCGAATCCTGA
- a CDS encoding alkyl/aryl-sulfatase, with product MTDNDATPTIVAQQRALLESLPFGDDADFAAAERGFLGTLADPEIRNAAGKVVWDASTYDFLVGDAPDTVNPSLWRQSKLVAKHGLFEVVPGLYQARGLDLSVMSFVEGDTGVIVIDPLISKETAAAAVGLYREHRGDRPIVAVVYTHSHIDHFGGVQGIVSPEDVTSGKVQIIAPAGMVGHAVAENVYAGIAMGRRSGYMYGAVLPRGPKGAVGAGLGQTTSTGEATLIAPTLDISTTGETHAVDGVKMIFQMAPGTEAPAEMHLYFPRYKALCMAENATHTLHNLLTLRGALVRDPHVWSQYLTEAIERFGGEAEVLFTSHHWPTWGNAELVEFLGLQRDLYAYLHDQTLRMLNQGLTGAEIAEEIELPPALENAWHARGYYGSVSHNVKAIYQRYMGWFDGNPARLWPHPPKAQAERYVEAMGGVDRVIALAQAAFDAGDFRWAATLLDHAVFVAPDSAAVKSLYADTLEQLAYGAENGTWRNFFLSGATELREGNFGTPTIADAPQILAELTPEQLFDAVAIRVDGPRAWDLDLAFDLTLTDLDRSFRLTLRNGVLVYVERPPADDAALHLTLSKPRLLALAAGDLTSPGVEVEGDLDVLRRLLGVLDEGDPAFEIVLP from the coding sequence GTGACCGACAACGATGCGACGCCTACGATCGTCGCCCAGCAGCGCGCACTGCTCGAGAGCCTGCCGTTCGGCGACGACGCCGACTTCGCCGCCGCCGAACGCGGGTTCCTCGGCACGCTCGCGGACCCTGAGATCCGCAACGCCGCGGGCAAGGTCGTGTGGGATGCCTCGACGTACGACTTCCTGGTCGGCGATGCGCCCGACACCGTCAACCCGAGCCTCTGGCGGCAGTCGAAGCTCGTCGCGAAGCACGGCCTCTTCGAGGTGGTGCCCGGGCTCTACCAGGCGCGCGGGCTCGACCTGTCGGTCATGTCGTTCGTCGAGGGCGACACCGGTGTGATCGTCATCGACCCGCTCATCTCGAAGGAGACCGCGGCCGCGGCGGTCGGACTCTACCGCGAGCACCGGGGCGACCGGCCGATCGTCGCGGTCGTATACACGCACTCGCACATCGACCACTTCGGCGGCGTGCAGGGCATCGTCTCCCCCGAAGATGTCACGTCGGGAAAGGTGCAGATCATCGCGCCGGCCGGGATGGTCGGGCACGCCGTCGCCGAGAACGTGTACGCGGGCATCGCGATGGGTCGCCGCTCGGGCTACATGTACGGCGCAGTCCTTCCGCGCGGTCCGAAGGGCGCCGTCGGAGCCGGCCTCGGGCAGACCACGTCGACGGGCGAGGCGACGCTCATCGCACCCACCCTCGACATCTCGACGACGGGCGAGACCCACGCGGTCGACGGGGTCAAGATGATCTTCCAGATGGCGCCCGGCACCGAGGCGCCGGCCGAGATGCACCTGTACTTCCCGCGCTACAAGGCGCTGTGCATGGCCGAGAACGCCACGCACACCCTCCACAACCTGCTCACCTTGCGCGGCGCGCTCGTGCGCGACCCGCACGTGTGGTCGCAGTACCTCACCGAGGCGATCGAGCGGTTCGGCGGCGAGGCCGAGGTGCTCTTCACCTCGCACCACTGGCCCACGTGGGGCAACGCCGAGCTCGTCGAGTTCTTGGGGCTCCAGCGCGACCTCTACGCGTACCTGCACGACCAGACCCTTCGGATGCTGAACCAGGGGCTCACCGGCGCCGAGATCGCCGAAGAGATCGAACTGCCGCCCGCGCTCGAGAACGCGTGGCACGCACGCGGGTACTACGGTTCGGTGAGCCACAACGTCAAGGCGATCTACCAGCGCTACATGGGCTGGTTCGACGGCAACCCGGCGCGACTCTGGCCGCACCCGCCGAAGGCGCAGGCCGAACGCTACGTCGAAGCGATGGGCGGCGTTGACCGTGTCATCGCACTCGCGCAGGCCGCCTTCGACGCGGGCGACTTCCGGTGGGCGGCGACCCTCCTCGACCACGCCGTGTTCGTCGCGCCCGACAGCGCGGCCGTCAAGAGCCTCTACGCCGACACGCTCGAACAGCTCGCGTACGGCGCCGAGAACGGCACCTGGCGGAACTTCTTCCTCTCAGGGGCGACCGAGTTGCGCGAGGGGAACTTCGGCACGCCGACGATCGCCGACGCGCCCCAGATCCTCGCCGAACTCACGCCCGAGCAGCTGTTCGACGCCGTCGCGATCCGCGTCGACGGGCCGCGGGCCTGGGATCTCGACCTCGCCTTCGACCTCACCCTCACCGACCTCGACCGCAGCTTCCGCCTGACACTGCGCAACGGCGTGCTCGTCTACGTCGAGCGCCCGCCCGCCGACGATGCGGCCTTGCACCTCACGCTCTCCAAGCCGCGCCTCCTGGCGCTCGCGGCCGGCGACCTCACCTCACCCGGCGTCGAGGTCGAGGGCGATCTCGACGTGCTGCGTCGGCTGCTCGGAGTGCTCGACGAGGGCGACCCGGCATTCGAGATCGTGCTGCCATAG
- a CDS encoding SulP family inorganic anion transporter, protein MTIARPLAGLTRRNLARELVAGVTLIAIAIPLNIGYAQIAGLPPTAGLYALIVPTVVYALTVSSRQLVASPDAAAAALVASSIGGLAVAGSTDYATLAMAQAVLCGAMFLLLAVFKLGFLANFLSKPILVGFVGGLALDILVSQIAKMLGVKIDSGGEFVEKLGDLIAGLGTTNPVSLAIAAGSVAVLLLGKRFLRAVPWALVVLLVTTVLVVLLHLDESGVDVLGEVPAGPPALTWPIVDWSTWLLLVPSAIALTMVTTAEGLLVSRSYGEKRGYSTSPNRDLFAFGLGNLAAGASASFAVGSSTSRTAAMDQSGSRTQLPSLVLAVGTLLLLLFGTALLADIPSPAIGAIVGVAILPLLGIADFARLWRLDRFEFAVGAVCFLTTLFVGSIAGIVVAFVLALVNLAKRAANPAIDVLEAGGDPTDSLLAPVARGEVTAPGTIVVRLAAPLFFANGSVFTDAVKRSIRGAEQAGKGPVHHLVVDMEAVTDIDVTGAEAFEALLVWLERERVEVSFSRVRTEARERLDALGLLADRRIFATNRDAIASLAEPPDTVGG, encoded by the coding sequence GTGACCATCGCCCGTCCGCTTGCGGGACTCACCCGCCGCAACCTCGCGCGCGAACTCGTCGCGGGCGTCACCCTCATCGCGATCGCGATCCCGCTGAACATCGGCTACGCGCAGATCGCCGGGCTTCCGCCCACCGCGGGGCTCTACGCGCTCATCGTGCCCACCGTGGTCTACGCCCTCACGGTGTCGAGCAGGCAGCTCGTCGCGTCGCCCGACGCGGCGGCGGCGGCGCTCGTCGCGAGCTCGATCGGCGGGCTCGCCGTCGCGGGAAGCACTGACTACGCGACGCTCGCGATGGCGCAAGCGGTGCTGTGCGGTGCCATGTTCCTGCTGCTCGCGGTGTTCAAGCTGGGCTTCCTTGCGAACTTCCTGTCGAAGCCGATCCTCGTGGGGTTCGTCGGCGGCCTCGCCCTCGACATCCTCGTGAGCCAGATCGCGAAGATGCTCGGAGTGAAGATCGACTCGGGCGGCGAGTTCGTCGAAAAACTCGGGGACCTCATCGCCGGGCTCGGCACGACGAACCCGGTCTCGCTCGCGATCGCCGCGGGGTCGGTCGCAGTGCTCCTCCTCGGGAAGCGCTTCCTCCGGGCGGTGCCGTGGGCGCTCGTCGTACTCCTCGTGACGACCGTGCTCGTCGTCCTGCTGCACCTCGACGAGTCGGGAGTCGACGTGCTGGGCGAGGTGCCGGCGGGGCCGCCCGCGCTGACCTGGCCGATCGTCGACTGGTCGACCTGGCTCCTGCTCGTGCCGTCGGCGATCGCCCTCACGATGGTGACGACCGCCGAGGGTCTGCTCGTCTCGCGGTCGTACGGCGAGAAACGCGGATACTCGACGAGCCCGAACCGCGACCTCTTCGCGTTCGGGCTCGGCAATCTCGCGGCGGGCGCGTCGGCGAGTTTCGCGGTGGGATCGTCGACCTCGCGCACCGCGGCCATGGACCAGTCGGGCTCGCGCACTCAGTTGCCGTCGCTCGTGCTCGCGGTCGGAACCCTGCTCCTCCTGCTCTTCGGCACGGCGTTGCTCGCGGACATCCCGTCGCCGGCCATCGGCGCGATCGTGGGCGTCGCGATCCTGCCGCTGCTCGGCATCGCCGACTTCGCCCGACTCTGGCGACTCGACCGGTTCGAGTTCGCGGTCGGGGCGGTGTGCTTCCTCACGACGCTCTTCGTCGGGTCGATCGCCGGCATCGTCGTCGCGTTCGTCCTCGCACTCGTCAACCTCGCGAAGCGCGCCGCGAACCCTGCGATCGACGTGCTCGAGGCGGGCGGCGACCCGACGGACTCGCTCCTCGCCCCGGTTGCGAGGGGCGAGGTGACCGCTCCCGGCACGATCGTCGTACGGCTCGCGGCACCGCTCTTCTTCGCCAACGGCAGCGTCTTCACCGATGCGGTGAAGCGCTCGATCCGGGGTGCCGAACAAGCGGGCAAGGGCCCCGTGCACCACCTCGTCGTCGATATGGAGGCCGTGACCGACATCGACGTCACGGGCGCCGAGGCGTTCGAGGCGCTGCTCGTCTGGCTCGAACGGGAGCGGGTCGAGGTGTCGTTCAGCCGCGTGCGGACCGAGGCGCGCGAGCGACTCGACGCCCTCGGCCTGCTCGCCGACCGCCGCATCTTTGCGACCAACCGCGATGCGATCGCGTCACTCGCCGAACCGCCCGATACCGTCGGAGGCTGA
- a CDS encoding AI-2E family transporter: MKEHPHATRVLVALAAAVVVFAGVWFARDLLAPAALAAVVVVIAEPVRRPLQRRGLPVWVASTVVIVVAYLILAFIAVLLVYASAQFVRMLPDYADELRAAADGVLAWLEGLGFTTPTAETATGWLDPGTLAGVAAGIADRVLGFATGFFFVLAYVIFMTIDAARLRAAAAEASAHRFASARGDAIATRYLTGVRRSYVVNAVFGAIVAVLDGLLLWAVGVPVPVVWAILAFVTNFIPNIGFVIGLVPPALLALVVGGWPLMLLVIAIYCLINVTLQVLVQPKFVSDAVGLSLTLTFFSVAFWTFVIGPLGAILSVPLTLLVRALLLEPDRGAITVRRLTGESEEVLRSEASGRQETSAR, encoded by the coding sequence TTGAAGGAGCACCCCCACGCCACGAGGGTGCTCGTGGCGCTCGCCGCGGCCGTCGTCGTCTTCGCGGGCGTCTGGTTCGCGCGCGACCTGCTCGCCCCGGCGGCGCTCGCCGCGGTCGTCGTGGTCATCGCCGAGCCTGTGCGCCGTCCGCTCCAGCGGCGGGGGTTGCCGGTGTGGGTCGCGTCGACCGTGGTCATCGTCGTCGCGTACCTGATCCTCGCGTTCATCGCCGTGCTCCTCGTCTACGCGAGCGCGCAGTTCGTGCGGATGCTGCCCGACTATGCCGACGAGCTGCGTGCCGCCGCCGACGGAGTGCTCGCCTGGCTCGAGGGCCTCGGCTTCACGACGCCCACCGCCGAGACGGCGACCGGATGGCTCGACCCCGGCACGCTCGCCGGGGTCGCCGCCGGCATCGCCGATCGCGTGCTCGGGTTCGCAACGGGGTTCTTCTTCGTGCTCGCCTACGTCATCTTCATGACGATCGACGCGGCGCGGCTGCGGGCGGCGGCGGCCGAGGCATCCGCCCACCGGTTCGCGAGCGCGAGGGGCGACGCGATCGCGACCCGATATCTGACGGGCGTGCGACGGTCCTACGTCGTCAACGCGGTGTTCGGCGCGATCGTGGCGGTCCTCGACGGCCTGCTGCTATGGGCGGTCGGCGTGCCGGTCCCGGTCGTGTGGGCGATCCTCGCGTTCGTGACGAACTTCATCCCGAACATCGGCTTCGTCATCGGGCTCGTCCCGCCCGCGCTCCTTGCGCTCGTCGTCGGCGGGTGGCCCCTCATGCTCCTCGTGATCGCGATCTACTGCCTCATCAACGTCACCCTGCAGGTGCTCGTGCAGCCGAAGTTCGTGAGCGACGCCGTCGGGCTGAGCCTCACGCTCACGTTCTTCTCGGTCGCGTTCTGGACGTTCGTGATCGGCCCGCTCGGGGCGATCCTCTCGGTGCCGCTGACGCTCCTCGTCCGTGCGCTCCTGCTCGAACCCGATCGCGGCGCGATCACCGTGCGCCGACTCACGGGCGAGAGCGAAGAGGTGCTGCGAAGCGAGGCATCCGGTCGTCAGGAGACATCCGCAAGATGA
- a CDS encoding SHOCT domain-containing protein, translating into MNFWQSFWDVIWWTIWIFAFIAYLWAVIAIITDLFRDQSLNGWWKAVWIIFLLFFPFITALIYLIARGSGMAERAQKEARQAQQATNDYIRQAAGTSASPSDEIAKAKALLDSGTITAQEYDLLKARALAHPSNV; encoded by the coding sequence ATGAACTTCTGGCAGAGCTTCTGGGACGTCATCTGGTGGACGATCTGGATCTTCGCGTTCATCGCCTACCTCTGGGCGGTCATCGCGATCATCACCGACCTGTTCCGCGACCAGTCGCTGAACGGCTGGTGGAAAGCGGTCTGGATCATCTTCCTGCTGTTCTTCCCGTTCATCACGGCCCTGATCTACCTCATCGCACGCGGCAGCGGCATGGCCGAGCGCGCGCAGAAGGAGGCCCGTCAGGCTCAGCAGGCGACCAACGACTACATCAGGCAGGCCGCGGGCACGTCGGCGAGCCCGTCCGACGAGATCGCAAAGGCCAAGGCGCTGCTCGACTCGGGCACGATCACGGCGCAGGAGTACGACCTCCTGAAGGCAAGGGCGCTCGCGCACCCGAGCAACGTCTGA
- a CDS encoding GAP family protein, producing MSAVIGDILPLAVGIAISPLPIIAAILLLLSPKAKGTSLGFLVGWVVGILAATIVFTLLASVLPGDDPDASKPVVGWIKIVLGVLLLLLALRNWRSRPKAGEEPELPKWMGAIDQLTGVRALGLGLLLSAVNPKNLLLAASAGLVIGSAGLGGGQATIVIAIFTVLAAISVAAPVIAYLAASERMAGPLESLRGWLVHNNATVMAALLLVLGVTVVGKGIGSF from the coding sequence ATGAGCGCCGTCATCGGAGACATCCTGCCGCTCGCCGTCGGCATCGCGATCAGTCCGTTGCCGATCATCGCCGCCATCCTCTTGCTCCTCTCGCCGAAGGCGAAGGGGACGAGCCTCGGGTTCCTCGTCGGGTGGGTCGTCGGCATCCTCGCCGCGACGATCGTCTTCACCCTGCTCGCGTCGGTGCTCCCTGGGGATGATCCGGATGCCTCGAAGCCCGTCGTCGGCTGGATCAAGATCGTGCTCGGGGTACTCCTGCTGCTGCTCGCGCTGCGGAACTGGCGGTCGCGGCCGAAGGCGGGCGAAGAGCCCGAGCTGCCCAAGTGGATGGGCGCGATCGATCAGTTGACGGGCGTTCGCGCGCTCGGGCTCGGCCTGCTCCTCTCGGCCGTCAACCCCAAGAATCTCCTGCTCGCCGCGAGCGCGGGGCTCGTGATCGGGTCGGCCGGGCTCGGCGGGGGCCAGGCGACGATCGTGATCGCGATCTTCACGGTGCTCGCGGCGATCTCGGTCGCGGCGCCCGTCATCGCCTACCTCGCGGCATCGGAGCGCATGGCCGGGCCGCTCGAGTCGCTCCGCGGATGGCTCGTGCACAACAATGCGACGGTCATGGCCGCGCTGCTGCTCGTGCTCGGCGTCACGGTCGTAGGCAAAGGGATCGGGAGCTTCTGA
- a CDS encoding DUF2252 domain-containing protein encodes MSDPTLFGTGAGHPGGVPRKERKAMGRSAREAVPLEAQGRLDPADRDPVAVLEAQAETRVKELISLRYARMSASPFTFYRGAAMLMAIDLRAHPDSGVTTQLCGDAHLSNVGVYASPERRLVLDLNDFDETATGPFEWDVKRMATSFEIAGRNNGFDDDDRARIVREFLIGYSDAIAEAAGLPVMAVHSSHIELEQVLEQGASQLSEDDLARARKGMAKTRARDSRQAARSLTERIEGMRRFRSDPPILVPRRELVAHLGLTDAEVDARFEGVLESYEASLPLNRRRIISKYHVEDAAIKVVGVGSVGTRAWVVLLRGNGKNDVLVLQAKEAQRSVLEPPDGPSAYEHQGQRVVEGQQVMQALSDVLLGWASATGLDGQPRDFYVRQFRDMKGSFAPEKMDPVALGVYARFCASVLARAHARAGDAAVIHGYVGGGARFADALGAFATAYADRNGRDHAALLEAIRTGRVEAAATV; translated from the coding sequence ATGAGCGATCCCACCCTGTTCGGCACTGGCGCAGGACATCCCGGCGGCGTCCCGCGCAAGGAGCGCAAGGCGATGGGCCGGTCGGCCCGCGAGGCCGTGCCTCTCGAAGCCCAAGGACGGCTCGACCCGGCCGACCGCGACCCCGTCGCCGTACTCGAAGCCCAGGCCGAGACCCGCGTGAAAGAGCTCATCTCGCTCAGGTACGCGCGCATGTCGGCTTCGCCGTTCACGTTCTACCGGGGCGCCGCGATGCTCATGGCGATCGATCTCCGCGCCCACCCCGACAGCGGCGTCACGACCCAGCTCTGCGGCGACGCGCACCTCTCGAACGTCGGCGTGTATGCGTCGCCCGAACGCCGCCTCGTGCTCGACCTCAACGACTTCGACGAGACCGCGACGGGTCCGTTCGAATGGGACGTCAAGCGCATGGCGACGAGCTTCGAGATCGCCGGCCGCAACAACGGGTTCGACGACGACGACCGGGCGCGCATCGTCCGCGAGTTCCTCATCGGCTATTCGGACGCGATCGCCGAGGCCGCGGGGCTGCCCGTCATGGCGGTCCACAGCTCGCACATCGAACTCGAACAAGTGCTCGAGCAGGGTGCGTCGCAACTGTCGGAAGACGACCTCGCGCGGGCCCGAAAGGGGATGGCGAAGACCCGGGCGCGCGACAGCCGCCAAGCGGCTCGGTCGCTCACGGAGCGGATCGAGGGGATGCGCCGATTCCGCTCGGATCCGCCCATCCTCGTGCCGCGGCGCGAACTCGTGGCCCACCTCGGGCTGACCGACGCCGAGGTCGACGCCCGCTTCGAGGGCGTGCTCGAGTCGTACGAGGCGTCCCTCCCGCTCAACCGTCGACGGATCATCTCGAAGTACCACGTCGAGGACGCCGCGATCAAAGTCGTCGGCGTCGGCAGCGTCGGCACGCGCGCGTGGGTCGTGCTGCTGCGCGGGAACGGCAAGAACGACGTGCTCGTGCTGCAGGCGAAGGAGGCGCAGCGCTCGGTGCTCGAGCCACCCGACGGCCCGAGCGCGTACGAGCACCAGGGGCAGCGCGTCGTCGAGGGGCAGCAGGTGATGCAGGCGCTCAGCGACGTGCTGCTGGGCTGGGCGTCGGCGACCGGTCTCGATGGGCAGCCGCGCGATTTCTACGTGCGGCAGTTCCGCGACATGAAGGGCTCGTTCGCGCCCGAGAAGATGGACCCCGTCGCGCTCGGCGTCTACGCCCGCTTCTGCGCGTCCGTGCTCGCACGGGCCCACGCGCGCGCGGGCGACGCGGCCGTCATCCATGGGTACGTCGGCGGCGGCGCTCGGTTCGCCGACGCGCTCGGCGCCTTCGCGACGGCGTACGCCGACCGCAACGGCAGGGATCACGCGGCGCTCCTCGAGGCGATCCGCACCGGCCGCGTCGAGGCGGCGGCCACGGTCTGA
- a CDS encoding SHOCT domain-containing protein, with protein sequence MPVFRRVGRPGLVGLAARTAVVAGTASAVSGSMARSQQARAQQEAQAHAFEAQQQQAQMDAAAAAAAQQLAAQQAAAAAAAPAPPPQAAAGGVDIVAELQKLGQLKEAGLLSDDEFSAAKAKLLG encoded by the coding sequence ATGCCGGTGTTCAGAAGAGTGGGCCGTCCCGGTCTCGTGGGGCTCGCCGCGCGCACCGCGGTCGTCGCGGGCACGGCGAGCGCCGTGAGCGGGAGCATGGCGCGCAGCCAGCAGGCACGCGCCCAGCAGGAGGCGCAAGCGCACGCGTTCGAGGCGCAGCAACAGCAAGCGCAAATGGATGCCGCGGCCGCGGCTGCGGCGCAGCAACTCGCCGCACAGCAGGCTGCCGCGGCTGCCGCCGCGCCCGCGCCCCCGCCCCAGGCTGCCGCAGGCGGCGTCGACATCGTCGCCGAACTGCAGAAACTCGGGCAACTGAAGGAAGCCGGACTCCTGAGCGACGACGAGTTCTCCGCCGCCAAGGCCAAGCTGCTCGGCTGA
- a CDS encoding type III polyketide synthase, which produces MTVALRGLSTAVPATILVQDEASVVFAAQPGLTRLGQRLVTTSFGVSGIERRYTVVDELTNTPRDTGEPPVFYDQAAGELLSPGTKVRNDLYAEHATRLYLEAGAAAIAATPGIEASDVTHVVTVSCTGFYAPGPDFVIARDLGLRPGVERYHLGFMGCYASIPALRLAKQLCEADPDAVVLVVSVELCTLHLRTSNDPDTIVATSLFADGAGAGIVTSGPLEPGERAFDLDRFATRVTPDGETDMAWKIGDHGFEMVLSNAIPQIIGAHITGALEPLFDGDAALAEALETDASGQAIEHWAIHPGGRSILDKIEARLVLSETQLEPARETLRDFGNMSSATVLFVLRNILDRADAHDGDRVAAMAFGPGLTVESALLTVRG; this is translated from the coding sequence GTGACGGTCGCGCTCAGAGGGCTCAGCACGGCGGTTCCCGCGACGATCCTCGTGCAGGACGAGGCGAGCGTGGTCTTCGCCGCGCAGCCCGGACTCACGCGACTCGGTCAGCGACTCGTCACGACCTCGTTCGGGGTGTCGGGCATCGAGCGCCGGTACACGGTCGTCGACGAGTTGACGAACACGCCCCGAGACACGGGCGAGCCGCCCGTCTTCTACGATCAGGCGGCGGGCGAACTCCTCTCGCCCGGCACGAAGGTGCGCAACGACCTGTACGCGGAGCACGCGACGAGGCTCTACCTCGAAGCGGGCGCGGCCGCCATCGCCGCAACGCCGGGCATCGAGGCATCCGACGTCACCCACGTCGTGACCGTGAGCTGCACGGGGTTCTACGCACCCGGCCCCGACTTCGTCATCGCGCGCGACCTCGGCCTCCGGCCGGGCGTCGAGCGCTATCACCTGGGGTTCATGGGCTGCTACGCGTCGATCCCCGCGCTCCGGCTCGCGAAGCAGCTGTGCGAGGCCGACCCCGACGCCGTCGTCCTCGTCGTGAGCGTCGAGCTGTGCACGCTGCACCTGCGCACCTCGAACGACCCCGACACGATCGTCGCGACCTCGCTCTTCGCCGACGGCGCAGGCGCCGGCATCGTGACATCCGGGCCCCTCGAACCGGGCGAGCGTGCGTTCGACCTCGACCGCTTCGCGACCCGCGTCACGCCCGACGGCGAGACCGACATGGCGTGGAAGATCGGCGACCACGGCTTCGAGATGGTGCTCTCCAACGCCATCCCGCAGATCATCGGCGCCCACATCACGGGCGCCCTCGAGCCGCTCTTCGACGGCGATGCCGCGCTCGCCGAGGCGCTCGAGACGGATGCCTCGGGGCAGGCGATCGAGCACTGGGCGATCCATCCGGGCGGCCGGTCGATCCTCGACAAGATCGAGGCGCGGCTGGTGCTGAGCGAGACCCAGCTCGAGCCCGCGCGCGAGACCCTGCGCGACTTCGGCAACATGTCGAGCGCGACGGTGCTCTTCGTGCTGCGGAACATCCTCGACCGCGCCGATGCGCACGACGGCGACCGCGTCGCGGCGATGGCGTTCGGGCCGGGGCTCACGGTCGAGTCGGCGCTCCTGACCGTGCGGGGGTGA